One genomic region from Kineobactrum salinum encodes:
- the speA gene encoding biosynthetic arginine decarboxylase has product MTAGSDANTAWSVADSAELYGINTWGAGYFSISEGGHAQVTVPTANGDVSVSLMDIVAGMRARSLEMPTVLRIRNVLDHRIMVLNEAFASAIAAGGYQNVYRGVFPIKVNQQCHVIEEIANYGARYHHGFEAGSKAELIIALSQLHDTDALIVCNGYKDAEFIDLGLYAGRMGYPCFFVLESLSELKVIIERSRALDIEPLIGVRMKSSVKVDGHWSQDSGDRSIFGLSTAALIGVVDELRAAGMLHCLQMLHCHLGSQVPNIRNVRNGVLEACRFYAGLVEEGAPMGYLDLGGGLAVDYEGARTNSTHSMNYQLEEYCVNIVESIRETLDPLEIAHR; this is encoded by the coding sequence ATGACTGCCGGCAGCGACGCCAATACCGCCTGGTCAGTGGCGGATAGCGCTGAACTCTACGGCATCAACACCTGGGGTGCCGGCTATTTCAGTATTTCCGAGGGCGGCCATGCCCAGGTTACGGTGCCGACCGCGAACGGCGACGTCAGTGTATCGCTGATGGACATTGTCGCCGGCATGCGGGCGCGCAGCCTGGAGATGCCCACGGTGTTGCGTATTCGCAATGTGCTGGACCACCGTATCATGGTGCTGAACGAGGCCTTTGCCAGCGCAATTGCCGCCGGCGGCTATCAGAATGTCTACCGCGGCGTATTCCCGATCAAGGTTAACCAGCAATGTCATGTGATCGAGGAGATTGCCAATTACGGGGCGCGCTATCATCACGGCTTCGAGGCCGGTAGCAAGGCCGAGCTGATTATCGCTCTGAGCCAGCTGCACGACACCGACGCCCTGATAGTCTGTAACGGCTACAAGGACGCGGAATTCATTGACCTGGGGCTGTATGCCGGGCGCATGGGCTATCCCTGCTTTTTTGTGTTGGAGTCTTTGAGCGAACTGAAAGTGATCATCGAGCGCAGCAGGGCGCTGGACATCGAGCCGCTGATCGGCGTGCGGATGAAGAGTTCGGTGAAGGTGGACGGCCATTGGAGCCAGGACAGCGGCGACCGCTCGATATTCGGCTTGTCCACCGCGGCCTTGATCGGCGTGGTCGATGAGTTGCGGGCGGCCGGCATGCTGCACTGCCTGCAGATGCTGCATTGCCATCTGGGCTCCCAGGTTCCCAATATCCGCAATGTGCGCAATGGTGTGCTGGAAGCCTGCCGCTTCTATGCCGGGCTGGTGGAGGAGGGCGCCCCGATGGGCTATCTCGATCTTGGCGGCGGGCTGGCGGTGGACTACGAGGGCGCGCGTACCAACAGTACTCACAGCATGAATTACCAGCTGGAGGAATACTGCGTCAATATCGTCGAGAGTATCCGTGAAACCCTGGATCCGCTGGAGATCGCCCACCGGTGA
- a CDS encoding type III PLP-dependent enzyme domain-containing protein, translating into MALPGELPEGCPETLKHIREVLAVVGQHNFQECYNDALFYRDELREMFYHGQASLRERALAEDICLAILQQVAAILPNVNRVPPELENLPELLSDIYYGNFSLFQSLPDIWAIDQLFPIMPLHRLEERPSRQAMLADLTCDCDGKIDSFSTPAGTVSTLPLHALKQDEDYILGVFLVGAYQETLGDLHNLFGDTNVVNVAINPDGSYDFAREFHGDSIADVLSYVEYEPKHMQEQFRQVAESAVRSGRITVAERQTILQAFRDSMHGYTYFEHD; encoded by the coding sequence TTGGCCCTGCCCGGGGAGTTGCCCGAGGGCTGTCCCGAGACCCTCAAGCATATTCGCGAAGTACTGGCGGTGGTAGGCCAGCACAATTTCCAGGAGTGCTACAATGACGCCCTGTTTTATCGCGACGAGCTGCGGGAGATGTTTTATCACGGTCAGGCCAGCCTGCGTGAGCGTGCCCTCGCCGAGGATATCTGCCTGGCGATCCTGCAACAGGTTGCGGCTATCCTGCCGAACGTGAACCGGGTGCCGCCGGAGCTGGAAAATCTGCCTGAGCTGCTGTCGGACATCTACTACGGCAATTTCAGTCTGTTTCAGTCATTGCCGGATATCTGGGCAATCGATCAGTTGTTTCCGATCATGCCGCTGCACCGCCTGGAGGAAAGGCCGTCGCGGCAAGCCATGCTGGCGGACCTCACCTGCGACTGCGATGGCAAGATCGACAGTTTCTCCACCCCGGCCGGCACCGTGTCCACCTTGCCGCTGCATGCGCTGAAGCAGGATGAGGACTATATCCTCGGGGTCTTCCTGGTCGGCGCCTATCAGGAAACGCTGGGCGACCTGCACAACCTGTTTGGCGACACCAATGTGGTCAACGTTGCGATCAACCCGGATGGCAGCTACGACTTTGCCAGGGAGTTCCACGGCGACAGCATCGCCGATGTGTTGAGCTATGTGGAATACGAACCCAAGCATATGCAGGAGCAGTTCCGCCAGGTGGCCGAGAGCGCAGTGCGCAGTGGCCGCATTACCGTGGCGGAGCGACAGACCATTCTGCAGGCCTTCCGTGACAGCATGCACGGCTATACTTATTTTGAGCACGACTGA
- a CDS encoding saccharopine dehydrogenase family protein: MSRVMIIGAGGVGAVVTHKCAQLPEVFSEIILASRTEAKCKAIAAQLSRPIRTARVDADNVAELTELLQSERPALVINVALPYQDLSIMDACLAAGVHYLDTANYEPLDTAKFEYRWQWEYQDRFVKAGLTALLGSGFDPGATNIFTAYLAKHYFDEITELDIVDVNGGDHGYPFATNFNPEINIREVTADCRHWEGGEFVTTPAMSKKARFDCPDGVGSYDIYRMYHEELESLSKHFPSLRRAQFWMSFSDNYLKHLEVLGNVGMTGIEPVQYQGQQIVPIQFLASLLPDPSTLGPRTKGKTCIGCIVRGHKDGKDKVMYLYNIADHQECYREVQSQAISYTTGVPAMIGAKMILEGHWCEPGVWNVEQRDPDPFMADMNRYGLPWKVVELDPAFRLDVVQGQEL; this comes from the coding sequence ATGTCCAGGGTAATGATTATTGGAGCGGGCGGGGTGGGTGCTGTGGTCACACACAAATGTGCCCAGCTGCCGGAAGTGTTCAGCGAGATCATCCTTGCCAGCCGCACCGAGGCAAAATGCAAGGCCATCGCGGCCCAGCTATCGCGCCCGATACGCACGGCCCGGGTCGATGCGGATAACGTCGCGGAGCTGACCGAGCTGCTGCAGAGCGAGCGGCCGGCGCTGGTTATCAACGTGGCCCTGCCATACCAGGATCTGAGTATCATGGATGCCTGCCTGGCAGCGGGCGTGCATTATCTGGACACCGCCAACTACGAGCCGCTGGACACCGCCAAATTCGAATATCGCTGGCAGTGGGAGTACCAGGACCGGTTCGTGAAGGCCGGCCTCACCGCGCTGCTGGGCAGTGGCTTCGATCCCGGCGCGACCAATATATTCACGGCCTACCTGGCCAAACACTACTTCGACGAGATCACGGAGCTGGACATTGTCGACGTCAACGGCGGCGATCACGGCTACCCCTTTGCGACCAATTTCAACCCGGAAATCAATATCCGGGAAGTCACCGCCGATTGCCGTCACTGGGAAGGCGGCGAATTCGTCACCACTCCGGCGATGTCGAAAAAGGCCCGCTTCGACTGTCCCGACGGTGTCGGCAGCTACGACATCTACCGCATGTACCACGAGGAGCTGGAGTCGCTGAGCAAGCACTTCCCCAGCCTGCGGCGGGCCCAGTTCTGGATGAGTTTTTCGGACAACTACCTGAAGCACCTGGAGGTGCTGGGCAATGTCGGCATGACCGGCATCGAACCGGTGCAGTATCAGGGCCAGCAGATCGTGCCCATCCAGTTCCTGGCCTCGCTGCTGCCGGATCCCTCCACCCTGGGACCGCGGACCAAAGGCAAGACCTGCATCGGCTGTATCGTCCGCGGTCACAAGGACGGCAAGGACAAGGTGATGTACCTGTACAACATTGCCGATCACCAGGAGTGCTACCGGGAGGTACAGTCCCAGGCGATTTCCTATACCACCGGCGTGCCGGCGATGATCGGCGCCAAGATGATACTCGAGGGTCACTGGTGCGAGCCCGGGGTCTGGAATGTGGAACAGCGCGATCCGGACCCGTTCATGGCCGACATGAACCGCTACGGCCTGCCCTGGAAAGTGGTGGAGCTGGATCCGGCCTTTCGCCTGGACGTGGTGCAGGGACAGGAACTCTGA
- a CDS encoding bactofilin family protein — MIGPSIHIKGTVTGDEDLSIQGKVEGTIDLGEHEVAVGQSGKVTADIKAKTVRIEGEVAGDVTGREKVVISKSGRVRGNIIAPRVTLEDGAIFKGSIDMDPGDSAHSQPQPAKTDKPAAAGSQTTTAAPVAGAGLKNG, encoded by the coding sequence ATGATCGGACCGAGTATCCACATTAAAGGCACTGTTACCGGCGATGAAGATCTGTCGATCCAGGGCAAGGTCGAGGGCACCATCGACCTGGGTGAACACGAGGTGGCAGTTGGACAGTCGGGCAAAGTGACCGCCGATATCAAGGCCAAGACGGTCCGTATCGAGGGTGAAGTGGCAGGTGATGTCACCGGCCGCGAGAAGGTGGTGATCTCCAAGTCGGGCCGGGTGCGCGGCAACATCATTGCCCCGCGAGTGACACTGGAAGACGGCGCCATCTTCAAGGGCAGCATCGACATGGATCCGGGCGACAGCGCCCACTCGCAACCGCAACCGGCGAAGACTGACAAGCCCGCGGCTGCAGGTAGCCAGACAACGACCGCCGCACCCGTTGCGGGCGCCGGCCTGAAGAACGGTTGA
- the acnB gene encoding bifunctional aconitate hydratase 2/2-methylisocitrate dehydratase, protein MLEAYREHVAERAAQNIPPKPLNAEQVAALVELLKDPPTGEEAFLLELISTRVPPGVDEAAYVKAGFLSAVAKAEVACPLIDQPTAVRLLGDMHGGYNIETLVGLLANEKLGAAAATELKHTLLVFDAFHDVAELAGEGNSHAKAVMESWANGEWFTSREPVAESIKVAVFKVTGETNTDDLSPAPDAWSRPDIPLHALAMYKMSRDGLEPEEHGVTGPMGQIEAIRAKGLPVAFVGDVVGTGSSRKSATNSVLWFFGDDMPGVPNKKGGGICIGSKVAPIFYNTMEDAGALVFEAPVDDLNMGDVIEIRPYDGKILSESGEFICEFALKSAMLLDEVRAGGRINLIIGRGLTARAREVLGLGDTDLFRKPEQPADTHKGYTLGQKMVGKACGVAGVRPGTYCEPLMTTVGSQDTTGPMTRDELKDLACLGFSTDLVMQSFCHTAAYPKPVDIDTQHSLPDFIMTRGGVSLRPGDGIIHSWLNRMLLPDTVGTGGDSHTRFPMGISFPAGSGLVAFAAATGVMPLDMPESVLVRFKGEMQPGITLRDLVHAIPYYAIQQGLLTVEKKGKKNIFSGRILEIEGLKGLTVEQAFELSDASAERSAAGCTIALDEDTIAEYLRSNIVLLRSMVAEGYGDPRTLERRASKMEDWLADPSLMKADADAEYAAVIEIDLAEVREPIVCAPNDPDDARLLSSVAGDKVDEVFIGSCMTNIGHFRAAGKLLEQHKGSISTRMWISPPTRMDEHLLMEEGYYNIFGRAGARTEMPGCSLCMGNQARVAANATVLSTSTRNFPNRLGDGANVYLTSAELAAVGAVLGRLPTPEEYLTYVKDLDAMSAEIYRYMNFDQIIEFQKGAEEGKRIAALEIQQVAV, encoded by the coding sequence GTGTTAGAAGCCTATCGCGAACATGTGGCCGAAAGGGCCGCCCAGAACATTCCGCCCAAACCCCTGAACGCCGAACAGGTGGCCGCGCTGGTGGAGTTGCTGAAGGATCCACCCACCGGGGAAGAAGCGTTTTTACTGGAACTGATCTCGACCCGGGTACCGCCCGGTGTCGATGAGGCCGCCTATGTGAAGGCGGGCTTTCTGTCCGCGGTCGCCAAAGCTGAAGTCGCCTGTCCGCTGATCGACCAGCCCACGGCAGTGCGCCTGCTGGGCGACATGCACGGCGGCTACAATATCGAGACCCTGGTCGGGCTGCTGGCCAATGAGAAGCTGGGCGCGGCCGCCGCCACCGAACTGAAACATACCCTGCTGGTGTTTGACGCCTTCCACGATGTCGCCGAACTCGCCGGCGAAGGCAACAGCCACGCCAAGGCGGTGATGGAGTCCTGGGCCAATGGCGAATGGTTCACCTCCCGCGAGCCGGTGGCGGAATCCATCAAGGTCGCGGTGTTCAAGGTGACCGGCGAAACCAATACCGACGACCTCTCCCCGGCCCCGGATGCCTGGTCGCGGCCGGATATCCCGCTGCACGCGCTGGCGATGTACAAGATGAGCCGCGACGGCCTGGAGCCCGAAGAACACGGCGTCACCGGCCCGATGGGCCAGATCGAGGCAATTCGCGCCAAGGGACTGCCCGTGGCCTTCGTCGGCGACGTGGTCGGTACCGGCTCCTCGCGCAAGTCCGCGACTAACTCCGTGCTGTGGTTCTTCGGCGACGACATGCCGGGTGTGCCCAACAAGAAAGGCGGCGGCATCTGTATCGGCAGCAAGGTGGCGCCGATCTTCTACAACACCATGGAAGATGCGGGCGCGCTGGTATTCGAAGCGCCGGTGGATGACCTCAACATGGGCGACGTGATTGAAATCCGTCCCTACGACGGCAAGATCCTGTCCGAGAGCGGCGAATTCATCTGTGAGTTTGCGCTCAAGTCCGCCATGCTGCTGGACGAAGTGCGCGCCGGCGGACGCATCAACCTGATTATCGGCCGCGGCCTGACTGCCCGGGCGCGGGAAGTGCTGGGGCTGGGCGACACCGACCTGTTCCGCAAGCCGGAACAGCCGGCCGACACCCACAAGGGCTACACTCTGGGCCAGAAGATGGTCGGCAAGGCCTGCGGCGTGGCCGGAGTGCGCCCCGGCACCTACTGCGAGCCGCTGATGACGACCGTGGGCTCCCAGGACACCACCGGGCCGATGACCCGTGACGAACTCAAGGACCTGGCCTGCCTGGGCTTTTCCACCGACCTGGTGATGCAATCCTTCTGCCACACTGCGGCCTACCCGAAACCGGTGGATATCGACACCCAGCACAGCCTGCCCGATTTCATCATGACCCGTGGCGGCGTCTCGCTGCGTCCCGGCGACGGCATCATCCACTCCTGGCTGAACCGGATGCTGCTGCCCGACACTGTGGGTACCGGCGGCGACAGCCACACCCGCTTCCCGATGGGCATCTCCTTCCCCGCCGGCTCCGGCCTGGTGGCCTTCGCCGCCGCCACCGGTGTGATGCCGCTGGACATGCCGGAATCCGTGCTGGTGCGCTTCAAGGGCGAAATGCAGCCCGGCATCACGCTGCGCGACCTGGTGCACGCCATCCCCTACTACGCGATCCAGCAGGGCCTGCTGACGGTCGAGAAAAAGGGCAAGAAGAATATCTTCTCCGGCCGCATCCTGGAAATCGAGGGACTCAAGGGTCTCACCGTGGAACAGGCCTTTGAACTGTCGGACGCCTCGGCCGAACGCTCCGCCGCCGGCTGCACCATCGCGCTGGACGAAGACACCATCGCCGAATACCTGCGCTCCAACATCGTACTGCTGCGTTCCATGGTGGCAGAAGGCTACGGCGACCCCCGCACGCTGGAGCGCCGCGCCAGCAAGATGGAAGACTGGCTGGCCGACCCCAGCCTGATGAAGGCCGACGCGGACGCCGAGTATGCCGCGGTGATCGAGATCGATCTGGCCGAGGTTCGGGAGCCCATTGTCTGCGCCCCCAATGACCCCGACGACGCCCGCCTGCTGTCCTCAGTGGCCGGCGACAAGGTGGACGAGGTATTCATCGGCAGCTGCATGACCAACATCGGCCACTTCCGCGCCGCGGGCAAGCTGCTGGAGCAGCACAAGGGCAGCATTTCCACCCGCATGTGGATCTCGCCACCCACCCGGATGGACGAGCACCTGTTGATGGAAGAGGGCTACTACAACATCTTCGGCCGCGCCGGTGCGCGCACCGAGATGCCCGGCTGCTCCCTGTGCATGGGCAACCAGGCACGCGTGGCCGCCAATGCCACCGTGCTGTCCACCTCCACCCGCAACTTTCCCAACCGGCTGGGCGACGGCGCCAACGTCTACCTGACTTCGGCGGAACTCGCAGCGGTGGGCGCGGTACTGGGCAGGCTGCCGACTCCGGAGGAGTACCTGACTTACGTGAAGGATCTGGACGCGATGTCGGCGGAGATCTACCGCTACATGAACTTCGACCAGATCATCGAGTTCCAGAAAGGCGCCGAGGAAGGCAAGCGCATCGCCGCGCTGGAGATCCAGCAGGTGGCTGTCTGA
- a CDS encoding DUF1289 domain-containing protein: MLKATVKTPCIGVCSTGIGDAVCRGCKRFSHEVIHWNSYSPEQKRAIDGRLSTFLSQCVSNKLRVVDKPLLQWQLQVQQLRYNPEHDEYCWAYTLLKAGAGQILKPLDYGLDIEPPFRDLSLPRLRELIDQEFYVLSEAHYQRYIATPDLFAGQQR, encoded by the coding sequence ATGCTCAAAGCCACCGTCAAAACGCCCTGTATCGGCGTCTGCTCCACGGGCATCGGCGACGCCGTGTGCCGTGGCTGCAAGCGTTTCTCCCATGAAGTCATCCATTGGAACAGCTATTCGCCAGAGCAGAAGCGCGCCATCGACGGCCGCCTCTCCACCTTCCTGTCCCAGTGCGTCAGTAACAAACTGCGGGTAGTGGACAAGCCCCTGCTGCAGTGGCAGTTGCAGGTACAGCAGCTGCGCTACAACCCCGAGCACGATGAATACTGCTGGGCCTACACCTTGCTGAAGGCCGGCGCCGGCCAGATTCTCAAGCCGCTGGACTATGGCCTGGATATCGAGCCCCCCTTCCGCGACCTGTCGCTGCCCCGGCTGCGCGAGTTGATCGACCAGGAATTCTACGTGCTGTCGGAAGCCCATTACCAACGCTATATCGCCACCCCCGACCTGTTTGCCGGCCAGCAACGCTGA
- the miaE gene encoding tRNA-(ms[2]io[6]A)-hydroxylase yields the protein MQASALEAIHEFLPCATPAAWITWAQQNPVLLLVDHANCEKKAASTALNLMYRYVEHPRLLHRLSRLAREELRHFEQVLAIMQRRGIDYPQLSASRYAGELRRAVRTHEPGRLVDTLLVGALIEARSCERFAALIPVLDEELAGFYESLLKSEARHFRDYLALAEGLAGPAEVAQRLDVLRQREAQLIEGADVEFRFHSGVPGAVEPA from the coding sequence ATGCAAGCGTCCGCGCTGGAGGCCATCCACGAATTCCTGCCCTGCGCCACCCCCGCGGCGTGGATTACCTGGGCGCAGCAGAACCCGGTGCTGCTGCTGGTGGACCACGCCAACTGCGAGAAAAAAGCCGCCTCCACCGCGCTCAACCTGATGTACCGCTATGTGGAGCATCCCCGCCTGTTGCACAGGCTGTCGCGGCTGGCGCGCGAGGAACTGCGCCACTTCGAGCAGGTACTGGCGATCATGCAGCGGCGCGGGATCGACTACCCGCAACTGTCGGCCTCGCGCTATGCCGGCGAGCTGCGGCGCGCGGTGCGCACCCACGAGCCGGGACGCCTGGTCGACACGCTACTGGTGGGCGCCCTGATCGAGGCCCGCTCATGTGAGCGCTTCGCGGCGCTGATTCCGGTGTTGGACGAGGAGCTGGCCGGCTTCTACGAATCCCTGCTGAAGTCGGAGGCGCGGCATTTTCGTGATTACCTGGCGTTGGCGGAGGGGCTGGCTGGACCTGCGGAGGTGGCGCAGCGGTTGGACGTGCTGCGGCAGAGGGAGGCGCAGTTGATCGAGGGGGCGGACGTTGAGTTCCGTTTTCATAGTGGGGTGCCGGGAGCTGTTGAGCCTGCCTGA
- a CDS encoding UDP-2,3-diacylglucosamine diphosphatase yields MPATYFISDLHLEVTRPATVRALRRFLLEHRDCEALYILGDLFELWIGDDDDAPLVGEVAEMLQRFTAAGPALYLMQGNRDFLLGRQFCRRVGGRLLNDPSVINLYGEPTLLMHGDSLCTRDTEYQAFRKNTRTPAWQAELLARSLEDRRKLARELRSMSREATSNKAEDIMDVTPEEVERALLDREVRQLIHGHTHRPARHDHTAGTRWVLGDWDQKGWYLEATPDSMRLVDFDIKSTS; encoded by the coding sequence GTGCCTGCCACCTACTTCATCTCGGACTTGCACCTGGAAGTGACCCGCCCCGCCACCGTGCGGGCACTGCGGCGCTTCCTGCTGGAACATCGCGACTGTGAGGCCCTGTACATCCTGGGTGACCTGTTCGAGCTATGGATCGGCGACGACGACGATGCCCCCCTGGTTGGTGAAGTCGCCGAAATGCTGCAGCGCTTCACCGCCGCAGGGCCGGCTCTGTACCTGATGCAGGGCAACCGCGACTTCCTGCTGGGCAGGCAGTTCTGCCGCCGGGTGGGCGGGCGTCTGCTGAACGATCCCAGCGTCATCAATCTCTACGGCGAACCGACGCTGCTGATGCACGGCGACAGCCTCTGCACCCGCGACACTGAATACCAGGCCTTCCGCAAGAACACCCGCACCCCTGCCTGGCAGGCCGAACTGCTGGCGCGCTCGCTGGAGGACCGGCGCAAGCTGGCGCGGGAGCTGCGCAGCATGAGCCGGGAGGCCACCAGCAACAAGGCGGAGGACATCATGGATGTGACTCCGGAGGAGGTCGAACGGGCTCTGCTGGACCGCGAGGTCCGCCAGCTCATCCACGGCCACACCCACCGCCCCGCCCGCCACGACCACACCGCCGGCACCCGCTGGGTCCTCGGCGACTGGGACCAGAAAGGCTGGTACCTGGAAGCTACCCCTGACTCTATGCGGCTTGTTGATTTCGATATAAAATCAACGAGTTAA
- a CDS encoding peptidylprolyl isomerase, translated as MIIIRTTFGDITVTLDAEKAPKTVENFLSYAREGFYDGTIFHRVIDNFMIQGGGFDTDMQQKAAGEPIENEADNGLTNDFGTIAMARTMDPHSATAQFFINIKDNDFLNHSGKNMQGWGYAVFGKVTAGEDVLNKIRALPTTSRNGHQDVPVDPVIIETIEIVEP; from the coding sequence ATGATCATTATTCGAACCACCTTTGGCGATATCACCGTCACTCTGGATGCGGAGAAAGCACCCAAAACCGTCGAAAACTTCCTCAGCTACGCCCGCGAGGGCTTCTACGATGGCACGATTTTCCACCGCGTCATTGACAACTTCATGATCCAGGGCGGTGGCTTCGATACCGACATGCAGCAGAAAGCCGCTGGCGAGCCGATCGAGAACGAGGCCGACAACGGCCTGACCAACGATTTTGGCACCATTGCGATGGCCCGCACCATGGACCCGCACTCCGCCACCGCGCAGTTTTTCATCAACATCAAGGACAACGACTTCCTGAACCACAGCGGCAAGAACATGCAGGGCTGGGGCTACGCGGTATTCGGCAAGGTCACCGCCGGCGAGGACGTGCTCAACAAGATCCGTGCGCTGCCCACCACCAGCCGCAATGGCCACCAGGATGTACCGGTCGATCCGGTGATCATTGAAACCATCGAGATCGTAGAGCCGTAG
- the cysS gene encoding cysteine--tRNA ligase yields the protein MSLKVYNTLSGKKEVFQPLQPDAVTMYVCGPTVYNLAHIGNARPVVVFDVLFRLLQTLYSTVTYARNITDVDDKIIAAARDSGRSIEAVTDEFTGKYREDMAQLNALPPTLEPHATHNIGAMIALTETLIAKGHAYESQGHVLFAVESMPDYGKLSRRSLDDMLAGARVEVADYKRHPGDFVLWKPAAVADPGWDSPWGRGRPGWHLECSAMIREHLGETIDIHGGGRDLIFPHHENEIAQSRCAHGGDYVRYWMHNAYLDIDGEKMSKSLGNFRTVRELLQSFRGEVLRFALLSAQYRTPLNFSAELLEQAEATLGSLYSTLESVQDIEPDASAVELASEPFYQALCDDLNTPLAIAELHALAKQLHKADDTAAKAALKARMLAAGELLGILQQEPQAWLQGDAASDGITAAEIEGLIVARQQAKADRDYARADAIREQLLQQGVVLEDSREGTKWRRG from the coding sequence ATGAGCTTGAAGGTCTACAACACGCTGAGCGGCAAGAAAGAGGTATTCCAACCGCTGCAACCGGATGCGGTCACCATGTACGTCTGCGGACCCACCGTCTACAACCTCGCCCATATCGGCAACGCCCGGCCGGTGGTAGTGTTCGACGTGCTGTTCCGCCTGTTGCAGACGCTGTACAGCACAGTGACCTACGCCCGCAACATCACCGATGTGGATGACAAGATCATCGCGGCGGCCAGGGACAGCGGCCGTTCCATCGAGGCGGTGACCGACGAATTTACCGGCAAATACCGCGAGGACATGGCCCAGCTCAATGCGCTGCCGCCGACGCTGGAGCCGCACGCCACCCACAACATTGGCGCGATGATTGCACTGACCGAAACCCTGATTGCAAAGGGCCATGCCTATGAGTCACAGGGCCATGTGCTGTTCGCGGTGGAATCCATGCCGGATTACGGCAAGCTGTCGCGGCGCTCGCTGGATGACATGCTGGCGGGCGCCCGGGTGGAGGTGGCGGACTACAAGCGCCACCCGGGGGATTTCGTGCTGTGGAAGCCGGCCGCTGTCGCGGATCCGGGCTGGGACAGCCCCTGGGGGCGCGGCCGTCCGGGCTGGCACCTGGAGTGCTCGGCGATGATTCGCGAGCATCTGGGGGAGACCATAGACATCCACGGTGGCGGGCGCGACCTGATCTTTCCCCACCACGAGAACGAGATCGCCCAGAGCCGCTGTGCCCACGGTGGCGACTATGTGCGCTACTGGATGCACAACGCCTACCTGGACATCGACGGCGAGAAGATGTCCAAGTCCCTGGGCAACTTCCGCACCGTGCGCGAGCTGCTGCAGTCCTTTCGCGGCGAAGTGCTGCGCTTTGCGCTGCTGTCCGCGCAGTATCGTACGCCGCTGAATTTTTCTGCCGAGTTGCTGGAGCAGGCCGAGGCCACCCTGGGCAGTCTCTACAGCACGCTGGAGTCGGTACAGGATATCGAGCCCGATGCCAGCGCAGTGGAACTGGCGTCAGAACCCTTTTACCAGGCGCTGTGCGATGACCTGAACACGCCGCTTGCGATCGCGGAACTGCACGCGCTCGCCAAGCAGTTGCACAAAGCCGACGACACTGCCGCCAAAGCGGCACTGAAGGCGCGCATGCTGGCCGCCGGGGAGTTGCTGGGCATCCTGCAGCAGGAGCCGCAGGCGTGGTTGCAGGGCGATGCGGCCAGCGACGGCATCACCGCAGCCGAGATCGAGGGACTGATTGTCGCACGGCAGCAGGCCAAGGCAGACCGGGACTATGCCCGTGCCGATGCCATTCGCGAACAATTGCTGCAGCAGGGTGTCGTGCTGGAGGATTCCCGCGAGGGCACCAAGTGGCGCCGCGGCTGA
- a CDS encoding DUF167 domain-containing protein, giving the protein MSCRLTVKVVPGASRNKVVGMLGEALKIRVQAPPEKGKANAAVLKLVAQFLDLPAKQLSICAGHTSATKVVEIQGISEEELAGKLAELAT; this is encoded by the coding sequence ATGAGTTGCCGCCTCACCGTCAAGGTCGTGCCAGGAGCATCCCGGAACAAGGTCGTCGGGATGCTTGGAGAAGCCCTTAAGATCAGAGTTCAGGCCCCGCCGGAAAAGGGCAAGGCCAACGCTGCGGTACTGAAGCTCGTCGCGCAATTCCTCGACCTTCCAGCAAAGCAGCTGAGCATTTGCGCGGGGCACACATCTGCGACCAAGGTGGTGGAAATCCAGGGGATATCAGAGGAAGAGCTCGCTGGAAAGCTTGCGGAACTCGCCACCTAG
- a CDS encoding GFA family protein: MQSMNHSIAQCTCGSVEIDVAGKPILGAACYCDDCQEGARQLEALPDAPPVMGPDGGTDLLLFRKDRVQFSKGADLLRDYRIKDGSPTRRVVATCCNSAMFLDFQKGHWFSVYRARFGNDAPPIQMRIQTRYRSENNPVSSGVPEYKSYPLKFITRLMAARLGMLLGR; the protein is encoded by the coding sequence ATGCAAAGCATGAATCACAGTATTGCTCAATGCACCTGCGGAAGCGTCGAGATTGACGTGGCCGGCAAACCAATCCTCGGCGCAGCCTGTTACTGTGATGACTGCCAGGAAGGCGCACGCCAGCTTGAAGCTTTGCCGGACGCCCCTCCGGTTATGGGGCCAGATGGCGGAACGGATCTCCTGCTCTTCCGGAAAGATCGAGTGCAATTCTCAAAGGGTGCCGATCTCTTGCGCGACTACCGGATCAAGGACGGTTCCCCCACTCGTAGAGTTGTTGCGACATGCTGTAATTCTGCCATGTTTCTCGATTTTCAGAAGGGTCACTGGTTCTCTGTCTATAGGGCCAGATTCGGCAATGACGCGCCCCCAATACAGATGCGCATCCAAACCAGATACAGATCGGAGAACAATCCTGTCTCGAGCGGGGTCCCTGAATACAAGTCGTATCCATTGAAATTTATTACCAGGCTCATGGCGGCGAGACTCGGCATGCTGCTTGGTCGATGA